The DNA sequence TGCATATATTCAATGGATAATTAAATATGTTGATGATTCTCTATCAAATGAAGATGGGACATATGGCTGAGAATTAGATGAGTGATGAGTTACAGCTTTTTGATTTGAACATGATAGTATAGGTTGGTCAGCATGGATGCACAGTTGGTCTCCCTAGGTTTAGTTTTTATGTGAATCTGAGGGTTATGCATGTTGGTTCCCAATCTAATATATTTTTCTAAACCTTCTCTACATGTCTAGGGCTTTGGATCAGACAGGTTCAAGTGTGTGGGACAAATTATAGATATGTCAAATTGATGGCATTATTAATGGCCATGAGATGAGCTGCAGTTGAATGGTGATTATGTAATGGTGGTCATGGATTCTGCTCTCTCATTCAGTCACTTTCCTGCACTTTTCCACACATATTTCACATCAATATGCTTGAGTCAACTACTTACTATACTTCATCAAAGCCCTAACTACACATAGAAGAACATTCCTGCAGTCCATTAAGTATTCAAAAGATACTGAAATATATGTAGAGGAGTCACTGTTCTTGTAAGCATTGCCCACATCAAAGACACAACAGAAACTGACATATAAGCTTCTGTCTATCACTTCAGCCAGACATTGTCAAATGTAGAGTTGCTGAGACAGTGTTTGATATGTAGTACTAAGTTATTAGAGGTGTTATAAAGTGTATGGGAAAATAGAGGATTCTCCAGTCTTTGTCTTTTAACTTCAAGATCTAGACTACTGTAGGCACTGGGTGCCTCACTGAGTGTAGTTGTagtagttgttgtagtgattatagactagcaaaacatgcactggttatatacatgagttTTGAGTGGTaaagaactacaacaaaatgtgacaactatttttctaagtaccaactctgtaccaaataaaatcatacaccttgaatgccacatcatctggctgaatacatacacaacaaatatagctgaatacctatacagcttatacatggaaactgcatgcatcttccatgcatgcatgaaaaatacatgcataggaaatgcatgcatagggaATACATGAGTATAGTGCTCTGTGTTGAaataaatgatccaatctgggattggaggagatatagaagcagcggaataatgggtggaggtgtggaaaaAGATGCGAGATCaattggagattattttacataagCAGAGTAGTCTAGATCTTGAAGTTACAAgaatcatctatcttccCATGCACTTTATAACACCTCTAACAATGTATACTACATATTGAACActgtctcaacaactctacatTCAACAAAAGCTTCATCCCTGGTGCAGATGCAGAATGCCATTACATACCTGTCCCAAGTGGTCAGTCAACAGCAATACACTTTACAGTCCACACTGGCTGCCCAACCAACACCGGCTACACAACCCACAACAGTGGTCACACAGGGTTATGCACCTTGAGGTATTGTCCTTCCAAAAGCCTCCCATGTCCCAATCTTCACTGGTCCCCTCAATGATGCATCCGCAGTTCTTCTCCATGCTGATTGCCTCcacaacctcctccacacCTATTCCCTCCTCACACCCCTCGACAACAGTCCACTGATGCATTTCAGAGattatttctacacctcccaatgtcattctatgcatgggaataaatcttaccatgcaacacttaatagtgagaatgattggtggtaagggctctgcacttacaccCAGCCATGCAGCACTGTATAGGGTTCTCAAAACTCTCCTACCATGTTTCCATGAAATGATTGCTGAGCATCTTAATGCTGGCTGCCTCTGTTATTCTAGTTTTCCTTGGGCATCACCAGCTTCCTTAGTCAAGAAACCCAACAGTCAGCATCATCTTGTCTGTGATTTTCGTGCCTTGAATAACCAAACTGTTCCTGACATGTATCCCATGGGCAATATTCAAGACATTTTACATCGTGCAGCTCGGTGTGGCAAGCTTTTTGCCAAACTCGACTGTAAAGATGCCTTTTTTCAgacattgatgaaggacgaggacaTCCACAAGACTGCTATTACGACACCGCTGGGATTACTGGAATGGGTCATCATGCCTCAGGGTATTAGAAATGCACCTGCTGCCCAACAGCGCCGTATCAACGAAGCATTACAAGGCCTTGCTGGAGAATGTTGTGAGGCTTACGTGGATGACATTATTATCTGGGGCAAGGATGCATGGGATCTTTACAGAAATTGTGTGAGTGTCCTCAAGGCTCTCCAACGAAGTGGTTTGCGCTGCTCTCGTGAAAAGTCGCAGTTCTATCTCACCGAAACCTCTTTCCTTGGTCATATCATCCGTCCTGGCCAGATCCTACCTGACCCCACCAAGATTGCATGCATTGAACAGTTTCCACATCCCACCACCCTGAAGGCTTTACACTTGTTCCTTGGCCTATTGAACTATCTTTGTGATTTCATACCCAATCTTGCTACCCACACTTCAGTCCTGTATGCTTGTCTCCCACCTAACACTGCTGCTGAAAAAAACTACTTTAAGCACTTGAAGGAACATAAGGGACATTTACCAGAGTCATGGcaaggttggagatggaacTTCAGACCTGCAGAACAGGTGGCCTTTGATGCCTTGCGACATGCTGTGAGTACTGTTCCCTGTCTAGCTACCATCAACTATGATGCTGTTAAGGCTGGTACTCTCAAggttttcttcatcacgGATGCATCCAAGGTTGGCATGGGAGCCTGGATAGGTGTTGGGACTACCAAAGAAAATGCCCAACTAGTTGCATATGACTCTCACTCATTCAATTCTGCCCAATGCAACTACTCTACCCATGAAAGGGAACTTCTCACCATTGTCCATGTTGAatgtagagttgttgagacagTGTTCGATATGTAGTATACATTGTTAGAGGTGTTATAAAGTGCATGggaagatagatgattcTTGTAACTTCGAGATCTAGACTACTCTGcttatgtaaaataatctccaattGATCTCATGTCTTTTTCCACATCTCCACCCATTATTCCGCTGCTTttatatctcctccaatcccagattggatcatttattccaaCACTCCCCCTTGATCcaatcttttcattccTAGAAGATGGCACAACTTGAGAAATGCCTCAGCTGGAAGACTTTTGGTCAGAAGATCAGCAATATCCTCCACTGATGAAACATGACCAAGTGAGACAGTTTTATCTTCAATTTTCTCTCGAATGAAATGATGCCTCATATCAATATGCTTTGACTTCTCATGATTCACTGGATTCTTCGACAAGGCAATAGCCCCAGCATTGTCATTGACCAGCTGGAATGGTTGGTCACCCAGACCAAGTCCTATATCCTCCAAGAGCTGCCTTAACCAGATAGCCTGTTTTGCTGCATCAGCAGAAGCCATGTATTCAGCCTCAGTGGTTGAAAGTGCCACAGTTGGCTGTCTCTTTGATTTCCAAGCAACTACACCTCcatacaccttgaaaaCATAGCCTGTGGTTGACCTTCTTGTGTTGAGATCTTGTAAGCACTGGTGTTGCCTCACTGCGTTCGAATAGCGTTCGAAGGAGCGTTAAGGATGTATAGTTATAGCAGTCgaaacaatgcaaactagcactggtgtatgcatatgtttgcttgagaaaaaagagagatctataactatcatactcatctatatatacatagatcTACATACGGAAACACAGGAACCTGTAGAAATATCCAAAACGGAGATGCAGTGAAGTCTGCTGACACGTTTCAGAGattatttctacacctcccaatgttGTTCTATGCATGGAAATAAATCTTACCATGCAACACTTAATAGTGAGAGCAattggtggtaagggctctgcacttacagATCTCCTCCCCAATCTGCATCAACATATCCCAAAGCCACTTGCTTGCTTGAATGGGCATCAAAGGCCAATGAAAGATCTGAAGTACCTCTGATATACCTCAGACAATGTTTTGCTGCAAGCCAGTGTGATTCATTCCATTTGCTGATAAACCTTAACAATACACTTGCAGCATGGGCAAGATCTGGCCTCGTGACTGTTGCGGCATAGAGGATAGAGCCCACTAGCTTTGGAAATGGTTGATGCTGTGCTTGTTCATGCTCTTGATCAGTTGCTGGAATTGCTCTGAAAccagaagggagaggtgtCTTTGCTGGGTTGCAGCTAGTCATGTCAAAGCGTTCAAGCAGGGACTCCATGTAATGCTCTTGGGAGAGGTagagcttcttctgtgcCCTGTCTCTATAGATGTTGATACCCAGGAAATAGCCAGCAGGCCCTGAGTCTGAGCACTCAAATTTGCTGTTGAGTGCCTGCTTGAATTCATCCAATGTCTTCCTTGAATTACAGGCAATGAGTTGATCATCTACATGGACAGAGAGCATGAGCAATTCCCCCTCACAGTGTCAAACATAGAAGCAGGGGTCAGCTCTGGTTGGTTTCACCCCTTGAGACTTTAACCATTGATCAAGTGCTTTGTTGAAACATCTTGGTGACTGTCGTAACCCATAGAAtgacttgttgagaagtAAAATCTTGTTTGCTGGGATGTCACTGCCTTCTGAGGCTTCAAGATATATGGTTTCCTCGAGATCACCATTGAGGAAAGCTGCCTTGATATCCACCTGATCACACTCCATGTCAAGATGATTGACTAAGGAGAGAAATACCCAGATTGAGTCCTTGTGAGCCACAGCAGAAAAGACCTCATTGTAATCAATTCCAGCCTTTTGAGAAAATCTTTTTGCAACCCATCTTGCTTTGTATGCTGCCGGTTTCCCTGTTGTCCCATCAATCTTCCTGGTATAAACCCATCTCGCCTTCAGGACCCTCTGCCCTGGTGTCCTATCCACCACTTTCCACACTTTAtatttctccatcttttccaattcttccatcatagCTTGATGCCACTGCTCCCCCTTGCCAGATTGAATCGCTTCCCTGTAAGTATTTGGTGTATCACTTGCCATAACATTTAGGGCTCTTGCAATGGAACCCCAGGTTGCACAAAGTTGAGTGAACAGTAGCTTCTTGCCATACCAGCGTTCAAATGGGATTTGATTGTTGGAGTCAAAGGAGCAGTTGCGAGAAAAAGCAATGTATTTAGCAGCTTCACCCCAGAAGCTAGCTGGTAATCTGGTCTCCACAAGCAAGGTTCTGACACCATTGAGGATAGTAAGATGTGCTcgctccactcttccattctgTGCATGAGCATCAGGTGGCACCATGATATGctcaatccctttctccttgatatATCTCTGGAATGCTGTTGAGGTAaattctccacctctgtcaGACCAGACAGACTTAACCTTATGACCAGTTTGAGTTTCAGCATGATTGACAAAGTTCTGGAAACTCTGTAGTGCCTCAGACTTGATTCGCATCAAGGTGAGAGAAATTCTGTGACTGTAATCATCATAAACAGTCAGGAAATATCGCATTCCTCCCTTGGAAGCCACTGGTGCTGGTCCCCAGATGTCGATGTGTAATAGTTCAAGTGGTTTAGAAGCTCTGACATTTGGTTGaggtggtgagggaagTCGCCCagtctttcctttgatGCAAGCTTCACAATAAAAATCTTTGACATCACCAACATTTGCATTCTTCAGTTTATTATTCTGACCCagcctcccttcttttgcaaGTCTGACCACTTTCTCAATTCCTAAATGTCCTAGCTTATGATGCCATTCTAAAAGAGTATCAGCTAATTGGACAGAGTAGGCATGAACAGGCAGATCTACCTGTAGAGAATAGGCGCCGTCTTTGTATGGGGCAGATAAGCAGACCTGGTTGTGATTATCAAGAAGTTCACCTTTAATATTGCTGAAAGCCCAGTGGAATCCAGATGGTATTTTGTTAACGGCAAGGAGATTGCATTGAAGTTGGGGAACATGAAGTACTTCATGAAGCTTGGTCACTCCAATGGGCAAAATTCCCTGGCctgcaacaagaaggatagtgtaggcactggtgttgccTCACTGCATTCGAATAGCGTTCAAAGGAGCATTAAGGATGTATAGTTATAGCGGTCGAAATAATGCAAACTAGCACTGgtgtatgcatatgtttgcttgagaaaaaagagagatctataactatcatactcatctatatatacatagatcTACATACGGAAACACAGGAACCTGTAGAAATATCCAAAACAGAGATGCAGCGAAGTCCGCTGATGCATGGTCAGAGattatttctacacctcccaatgtcattctatgcatgggaaTAAATCTTACCATGCAACACTTATAGTGAGAATGATTGGTGATAAGGGCTCTGCATTTACAACAAGCAAGTTGGATATATTATATCATTTATCTTCTAGTAGAGAGAAAAGATAGATATATAAGTCCATAGTAGCTTGGTACCAGACagcttttctccatctgaCTTTGGTTAAATAGAAAGCTGAGTATCAGTACCAGtaatcttcatcattcaacACATTCCAACAAAATTCTCTGCTGCAGCATATTTAATAACAATGTATATCCCATGCTGTTGAAACTTCTATAACAGAAACATAAAACTATTGGAATAGGTGATCCAATCTGAGCctggaggagatatagaagcagTGGAACAACAGGTGGAGGTATGGGAAAGACAAGAGAATAAGTGGAAGTTATTTCACACAAACAGAGTAGTCTAGATCTCAAAGTTAAAAGGCAAAGATTGGAgaatcatctttttcctATGCACTTTGTAACATGTCTAATAACTTGTACTACATATCAGACACTGTTTCAACAAATCTACATTCAACAAAGACTTCCAGGCCAACCCTAAGATGAGTTAGATGGGTTTTATATCAACTGATCTTGTGCTTAGGTATTCTTACACCTTAAGTTGACCAGTAAGGACAGAATTTGACTTTTTGTGAAGATGCCTCTTATGTGGAGCTTGAGATTTACCATCAAAAATCATAAAGTTGTCCAGCACAGTTTTTTTGCTTAAAAGAAGTCAGCAGTCATGGCCATGATGAGCCAGATTGCATGTGCCAGGATCAAAGACATCCTGAAGCCATTAAGCATGATATGAAGCTTGATATAGCTGTTGTTCCAGCCTGAATTCATGACACAAGCAAGGTGGTGGATGTCCTTGTCACATGTAGAGGTCCAAGCATCCTGCAGATACACACCCTGGTAGATGATTAGATGATTAGATGATTAGGGAAGGGACCAGGTCTGAATCATCCCAGTGGTTGCAACTGAGGTGATATACTCATTAGGTGGTGGTACAGCTTGCCTATTGCATCCATGAGTGCATGGGGCAGTTTTTGGACTTTCTGCTTATAGACAAGGTCAAAGCCagcctcatcatccatgtcAAATATCTTAGATGGGGGCATAGAGATTGTTATCATGGACATCCTTGACCTGAATGGGAAAACTCATCAGGATGGGGTTAAAGTGGTCAGTCAGAGGATCACAGTCTCATAAGGCTGTAGAAAGCTCTCTAGTCTCTATCCTGTCTGCCTGAAGCTTTGACATTCCTGAAAAGTGAAGTACCAGGTGTGTAAATGATTCTTATGCTGCTGAATGAGTGAGATGTCCAATTGACACTCAAGGATGACTCTCAGATGGATTCCCCCAGCTCTTTAGCAAGCTGAGGGACCTAGTGATTGGTTTTGAGGATCAgctgctcctcctgctcaaTAGAGGCATGACAAGATACAGCAATTGGCATGTTGGGAAGTGTAACTGCCATATATAGTTGACTTTGGGGCTTTGTATGCATCTGCAACAGCTTGTGGGACTCCTCAGGGTGCTCAGGTCAACTGAGTCATCCATTGTTAAGATCTGATGAAATATGTGTAACAGTATGAAGTCTCAAGAGATGTGCAAGATCCTGGTACAAGCAAGAGTTATGTGAGTATGAGTACCACTCAAATCAAACAGCATTCCAATACATCAATCAACACAATACTTTTGCATGATATGTATAGAATAAAATTGATTGCTACAATAAGACTATGTCATCTTTTTATCCTTAGGTACTATTTTGAGATCCAATGGGACTTTGACCCAGGAAACCATTGGCAGCACTAACTACTGCTTTGAGGCCACTTGCTGTGATATCAGCATCAACACCGACACCCCAGAATCCCCCCTGAGTCTTGTCCTTTGCATCCACATTTGCAGGGATAAGCTCGACATATGTTGCAGCCTTCACATCAGACCCAGCACCCACAGCATGCTCAGTATATTCTCGGACAGACAGCACAATACCAAGGTCGCTCTCAAGGGCATTAAGGAATGATGAGAGTGGCCCATTGCCTTCACCAACAATCTCATGTGATTTCCCATCAACTAAAACCTTAGCTGTAAGACGTTTCGACATTGAAGGCAGGTTCCTATCAAGACTTCGGTCTGGGCTAGGCTCCGCCACACCACTTGAAAGACTGAGGGGGGGCATGCGTGTTTGGGATCGAGATCGAGTTGGGGAAAGGTCAGGTGTCCCAGTAACAGATGGTGCTtgtgaagagagaagatcaaCTGTGACAAAAGACTTGAGGACAAGTCGCCCATCATAAATCGAACCACCAAGGTGGTAAGTCTGACGAAAAGCAGTGGTGATATCTTTGGAGgtcatctcctttccagTTGCCTCAGAACACTCTTGAACAACCTTATAGAAGGCAATCTGCATCCTTCGAGGAAGATCAAGGGAAAGTGCAGACTTGACAATATAGGCAATGCTATATTATAAGATCAGTCAGCAAAAACCTATCACTTGATAGAAAAGCCACCACTCACCCCCCTTTACCAGACTGAGAGTTGACACGGATCACAGCCTCATATGTACACCCAATATCTGCAGGATCGATAGGAAGATATGGCATGCTCCACACATTGTCTCCAGCATGGTTCCTTTTAGCCTGGGCCTCGAACCCCTTTTTGATGGCATCCTGATGGCTACCAGAGAACGCTGTGAAGACAAGTTCACCAGCATATGGATGGCGAGGATGTACAGGCAGACCAGTACACTCTGTCACAGTGTCAATGACAGAAAACATGTCTGAGAAGTCAAGATGGGGACTGATGCCTTGAGAATAGCAGTTGAGAGCAAGGGTAACAAGATCCACATTGCCAGTGCGTTCGCCATTACCAAGCACGGTCCCTTCAATACGATCAGCGCCAGCAAGAACACCGAGTTCAGCAGCAGCTACTGCACAGCCTGAAAGACCAGATAAGCCAAACATATGGTACCGATATCACTCCACGTACCTCTGTCATTGTGAGTGTGGAGACTGATGATGCACTTGTCTCTCTCCGAGATGGAATTACAGAAAATTTCAACCTAGCAAGTGTCAGCTCTACCCTGAGTGATTTCATCTATGATGTCTACTCACTTGGTCCGCAAAGCAATTAGGAGTTGCAACTTCAACCGTAGCTgggaggttgaagatgattcgctcttctttgcGACCGTCCGCCCAAACACTTCTTTGCCCACCAAGCCAAGCTTTTTTCACGGACTCACACACCTCCACAGCGTAAGGCGTCTCGGTTTGAGAGAATGTTTCAGGGGAGTATTCATAGCGGAAACTAGTACCGTGCGACTCAGCGTATTTTTCTGCGAGCTGGCGAATGAGAATAGTATGTTCCGTGGCAAGTCTAGACCGGGTTAGCAATTATTAAATCAGAGGATACCTACTTGATTGTTTCATCTCGATCGTTGTTAAAGACCACTTCTCGGAACAAACAAGATGTAGCATTGTACATATGGATGATAACGTGTTTGAGACCAGCGACGGCTTCAAATGTTCGCTTGATAAGGTCTGCTCGCGCAGGAGTGAGTACCTGTGACAGAGTGTTAGTATTGATTGATCTCCGTCAGGGGATAGATCGACTCGCCTGAATCCAGACATCATCTGGGACCTCCTTGCGATCGATCAACTCCCGGACGAAGTTATAGTCCGTTTCAGATGCCGCGGGATAAGCGACTTCGATTTCCTTAAAGCCTAGCTGCACAAGATGTCGGAAAAAGCGCAGCTTCTGCTGGTTGGTCATAGCTGTTAATACTTTTAGCATCTTTGTCTGAATGGCCAACAAAATCACGTACGATTGGCGAGACTTTGATTCCCATCTCGAAGATCAGTACTCAGCCAAATAGGGGCCTTCTTATGAGTTTTATCCGGCCAAGTGCGATTGGGGAACGGAACAGGCTGGAAAGGGAGATAGCGTTTGGAAGGGTCGGAGCTGCCAATCATTGTCAGTTTGTTCAGGCAAATGACAAGTAACTCAGATGAAAAAATCATAGGTTGCTTACAGCATAGGCATTGCGGCAAAGGTTTCTGGTTCTGTTTTGAATGGAACTGGGTATAGtattttttgtttttttggCTGAGAAAGCTGAGTTGgggatgagatggagacgAAAACGGCGGAAAGGATACTCTCGCAGACTCTATTATGAGTTGAGATGCCCGACGAGGAGTCGATTCAATTTCGAAATAAGGTACGAGTCACGTGACGGGCTCTTCCAACAGTGATGACGCATATGCGAGGCGTGGCGAACCGACAGTTATTTAATACTAAATACTACTCGTATATACTACGTACGTCCGTCTTGTAGGCCTGACCTCGACAGGAGCTTTGGCCGGTCTCC is a window from the Cryptococcus deuterogattii R265 chromosome 10, complete sequence genome containing:
- a CDS encoding 2-isopropylmalate synthase yields the protein MPMLSDPSKRYLPFQPVPFPNRTWPDKTHKKAPIWLSTDLRDGNQSLANPMTNQQKLRFFRHLVQLGFKEIEVAYPAASETDYNFVRELIDRKEVPDDVWIQVLTPARADLIKRTFEAVAGLKHVIIHMYNATSCLFREVVFNNDRDETIKLATEHTILIRQLAEKYAESHGTSFRYEYSPETFSQTETPYAVEVCESVKKAWLGGQRSVWADGRKEERIIFNLPATVEVATPNCFADQVEIFCNSISERDKCIISLHTHNDRGCAVAAAELGVLAGADRIEGTVLGNGERTGNVDLVTLALNCYSQGISPHLDFSDMFSVIDTVTECTGLPVHPRHPYAGELVFTAFSGSHQDAIKKGFEAQAKRNHAGDNVWSMPYLPIDPADIGCTYEAVIRVNSQSGKGGIAYIVKSALSLDLPRRMQIAFYKVVQECSEATGKEMTSKDITTAFRQTYHLGGSIYDGRLVLKSFVTVDLLSSQAPSVTGTPDLSPTRSRSQTRMPPLSLSSGVAEPSPDRSLDRNLPSMSKRLTAKVLVDGKSHEIVGEGNGPLSSFLNALESDLGIVLSVREYTEHAVGAGSDVKAATYVELIPANVDAKDKTQGGFWGVGVDADITASGLKAVVSAANGFLGQSPIGSQNST